Proteins co-encoded in one Ziziphus jujuba cultivar Dongzao chromosome 9, ASM3175591v1 genomic window:
- the LOC107407900 gene encoding uncharacterized protein LOC107407900, whose product MFKRLPSRNNRSKGFRVKHVLQICLLLGVCFWLIYQVKHSHDKKKEFDKNDANTSNRKLGDDGIIKLGRKDLHPDEITTKIEKHVEEDEEEISVEEEEKHEDEEQEEEQNKHEVEEQEEEENKNEEIEEDGRGGGDDEIDENEQERKEGEGDHDEDFIDEEKEREDDEKESEDKETQVEDENSSEDQDSDGSSRNTHEAREEHYKADDASSAVTHDAHDAQIISTETEHVSSENSNEGAETNNLELQNKSRNAEEINGHEKESGLMVREGGTDGNGTLIVIAGEQKADNSSTKNVDGQVVSTLQSDGQQEGGNNSFQVGEKATNGSTVVTVEVSQNVTEDGSQMSGSSPQNETDSVSYSDHPQNVTIDGTTTGESKNSDTLLLGGTNNSSVASEDNQSSINSTISTGVDNASVASGQFLDSSNKLKPDDDVSGKISSSDGTAGVEEGYRLSVMKGNTDATQNEKSENGSESDGTDESSDSTNGTEDSIQHDPIDSSDTHISQDEKEVRTDLGTLPEIRTEGDESEEAAAE is encoded by the coding sequence ATGTTTAAGCGGTTACCTAGTCGAAATAACAGATCCAAAGGCTTTAGGGTGAAGCATGTCCTGCAGATTTGTCTCCTGCTTGGGGTTTGCTTCTGGTTAATCTACCAGGTCAAGCATTCCCATGATAAGAAGAAGGAATTTGATAAGAATGATGCAAATACCTCGAACAGAAAGTTGGGTGATGATGGGATTATCAAACTTGGAAGGAAGGACCTTCATCCTGATGAGATAActactaaaattgaaaagcacgtggaagaagatgaagaagaaatatcagtagaggaagaagaaaagcatgAAGACGAAgagcaagaagaagaacaaaacaAGCATGAAGTGGAAGaacaagaggaagaagaaaacaagAATGAGGAAATAGAAGAGGATGGAAGAGGAGGTGGTGATGATGAGATAGACGAAAATGAGCAAGAGAGAAAAGAGGGGGAAGGTGATCATGATGAGGATTTTATAgatgaagagaaagagagagaagacgATGAAAAGGAGAGTGAAGATAAAGAAACTCAAGTAGAGGATGAGAATTCATCTGAGGATCAGGATAGTGATGGAAGTTCTCGAAATACTCATGAGGCACGAGAGGAACATTACAAGGCTGATGATGCATCCAGTGCTGTGACCCATGATGCTCATGATGCCCAAATTATAAGCACTGAAACTGAGCATGTAAGTTCAGAAAACTCAAATGAGGGCGCAGAAACAAATAATCTTGAATTACAGAACAAATCTCGTAACGCTGAGGAGATTAATGGGCATGAAAAAGAATCAGGATTAATGGTGAGAGAAGGTGGAACTGATGGTAATGGCACTTTGATCGTTATTGCTGGTGAACAGAAGGCTGATAATAGTTCAACCAAAAATGTGGATGGCCAAGTTGTATCAACATTGCAGTCTGATGGTCAACAGGAAGGAGGCAATAACTCATTCCAGGTTGGTGAAAAAGCTACCAATGGCTCAACGGTAGTGACTGTAGAAGTGAGCCAGAACGTAACAGAAGACGGCAGCCAAATGTCTGGCTCCTCTCCGCAGAATGAAACAGACTCTGTATCTTATTCAGATCATCCTCAAAATGTAACTATAGATGGTACAACTACAGGGGAGAGCAAGAATTCAGACACCTTGTTACTGGGAGGGACCAATAACTCTAGCGTAGCTTCCGAGGACAACCAATCTAGCATTAATTCCACAATTTCCACTGGAGTGGATAATGCAAGTGTGGCCTCTGGACAATTCTTGGATTCATCTAATAAGCTAAAGCCTGATGATGATGTTTCAGGAAAGATTTCAAGCTCTGATGGAACAGCTGGAGTGGAGGAGGGTTATAGGCTTTCAGTCATGAAGGGGAATACAGATGCCACTCAGAATGAGAAATCAGAAAATGGAAGTGAATCTGACGGAACAGATGAGAGTTCGGACTCCACAAATGGGACAGAGGATTCAATTCAACATGATCCCATTGATTCTTCCGATACCCATATTTCCCAAGATGAGAAAGAAGTTCGCACCGACCTGGGTACTTTGCCAGAGATAAGAACAGAAGGGGATGAGAGTGAAGAGGCTGCGGCAGAATGA